The following proteins come from a genomic window of Candidatus Bipolaricaulis sibiricus:
- a CDS encoding Iron-sulfur cluster assembly ATPase protein SufC, translating to MPILAVDDLHVAVGEKPVLRGVDLALEPGRVHALMGPNGSGKSTLALSLAGSPGYVVTRGRAILDGADLLALPPVERARKGLFLGFQYPPEIEGVSLREFLRLACAERGQGFCEFHKSYPQAIARLKMDAFDGRELNVGFSGGEKKRSELLQLLLLKPKVALLDEPDSGVDVDALRLIAGGIRDLAESGAAVLIITHYPRILDHVPLSEVFVLDEGRVVEQGGPELAHRIGEQGFEVVRG from the coding sequence ATGCCCATTCTGGCCGTCGATGATCTCCACGTGGCGGTTGGGGAGAAGCCGGTCCTGCGCGGGGTCGACCTTGCCCTCGAGCCCGGACGGGTCCATGCGCTAATGGGACCCAACGGATCTGGGAAGTCGACCCTCGCCCTGAGCCTGGCCGGCAGCCCGGGCTATGTGGTGACCCGCGGGAGAGCGATCCTCGACGGGGCTGACCTCCTCGCCCTTCCGCCCGTCGAGCGAGCGCGGAAGGGGCTGTTCCTGGGGTTCCAGTACCCCCCCGAGATCGAGGGCGTATCGCTGCGGGAGTTCCTGCGGTTGGCGTGCGCGGAGCGGGGCCAGGGGTTCTGCGAGTTTCACAAGAGCTACCCCCAGGCCATCGCCCGTCTGAAGATGGACGCGTTCGACGGCCGGGAGCTCAACGTCGGGTTCTCGGGAGGGGAGAAGAAGCGCTCCGAGCTCTTGCAGCTTCTTCTGCTGAAGCCGAAGGTGGCCCTGCTCGACGAGCCTGACTCCGGGGTGGACGTTGACGCCCTGCGCCTCATCGCCGGTGGGATTCGCGACCTGGCCGAGAGCGGCGCTGCGGTCCTCATCATCACCCACTACCCGCGGATCCTGGACCACGTTCCGTTGTCCGAGGTGTTTGTGCTCGATGAAGGCCGGGTCGTCGAGCAGGGAGGGCCCGAGCTTGCTCATCGAATTGGCGAACAGGGGTTCGAGGTGGTGCGCGGATGA
- a CDS encoding Hydroxymethylpyrimidine ABC transporter, transmembrane component, producing MHRVRISGLPSALLLLSLLALWEVAVRLAGVPPYILPPPARILATLAADLPLLLRHAGTTLSEVAAGLALGAASGVTVALVGFYVPAIGRALHPFVLSSQVVPVFALAPLLVLWFGYGLWPKVIVVGLITFFPIAVNLDHGLRSVGPDLVDLLITLGAREATIFRLVRLPAALPAAMAGLKVAATVALAGAVIGEWIGGQGGLGYVMIQANAVLRADRVFAALVVLTLLGIGLFGAVAALERCVLRWRPRDSRRKIASR from the coding sequence ATGCATAGGGTCCGGATCAGCGGGCTGCCCAGTGCACTTCTCCTCCTCTCACTTCTCGCCCTGTGGGAGGTCGCGGTGCGCCTGGCAGGGGTGCCACCCTACATCCTTCCCCCTCCAGCCCGGATCCTGGCCACCCTGGCCGCCGACCTGCCGCTGCTCCTGCGGCACGCCGGCACGACGCTGAGCGAGGTGGCTGCGGGGCTTGCGCTGGGGGCCGCCAGCGGGGTCACCGTGGCCCTGGTGGGGTTCTACGTCCCCGCGATCGGTCGTGCGCTCCACCCGTTCGTCCTCTCGTCCCAGGTGGTTCCCGTGTTCGCTCTCGCCCCCCTGCTCGTGTTGTGGTTCGGCTACGGGCTGTGGCCGAAGGTGATCGTGGTGGGCCTGATCACATTCTTCCCGATCGCGGTCAACCTGGATCACGGTCTGCGATCGGTCGGGCCCGACCTGGTGGATCTCCTCATCACGCTCGGGGCCCGGGAGGCAACGATCTTCCGGCTGGTCCGACTCCCAGCCGCGCTGCCGGCGGCGATGGCGGGTCTCAAGGTCGCCGCCACGGTGGCCCTTGCCGGGGCCGTGATCGGAGAGTGGATCGGCGGGCAGGGCGGGTTGGGGTACGTCATGATCCAGGCCAACGCCGTTCTCCGCGCCGACCGGGTGTTCGCCGCTCTTGTCGTGCTTACCCTGCTCGGGATCGGGTTGTTCGGCGCCGTGGCCGCCCTTGAGCGTTGTGTCCTCCGCTGGCGCCCGCGCGACTCCCGGCGCAAGATCGCGTCGCGATGA
- a CDS encoding O-acetyl-ADP-ribose deacetylase: protein MSERFETEVAGTRLVLRRGDITTQDVDAIVNAANPQLTPGGGVSGAIHRAGGPALTKGAADVRRDRGPLPPGEAVITPGGNLRARWVVHTVGPVWRGGRHGEAELLACAYRSCLALAVEKGLQTVAFPSISTGVYGYPVEEAAPVALSEVRAFLQAHPGALDEVWFVLFSAEDLAAYRRSWEDLPELAAPAP, encoded by the coding sequence ATGAGCGAGCGGTTCGAGACCGAGGTGGCAGGCACGCGGCTCGTCCTCCGGCGTGGGGACATCACGACCCAAGACGTGGACGCGATCGTGAACGCAGCTAACCCCCAGCTCACTCCCGGGGGCGGGGTGTCGGGGGCGATCCACCGCGCGGGTGGACCCGCGCTCACAAAGGGAGCAGCGGACGTCCGTCGCGACCGCGGCCCTCTCCCCCCGGGCGAGGCGGTGATCACCCCGGGCGGGAACCTCCGGGCGAGGTGGGTGGTCCACACCGTGGGCCCGGTCTGGCGCGGCGGCCGCCATGGGGAGGCGGAGCTCCTCGCGTGCGCCTACCGATCCTGTCTCGCCCTAGCTGTAGAGAAGGGGTTGCAGACGGTTGCCTTCCCCAGCATCTCGACCGGGGTCTACGGCTACCCGGTCGAGGAAGCGGCGCCGGTTGCCCTGAGCGAGGTGCGAGCGTTCCTCCAGGCCCACCCTGGCGCCTTGGACGAGGTCTGGTTTGTTCTCTTCTCGGCCGAGGACCTCGCAGCCTACCGGCGGTCGTGGGAGGACCTGCCCGAACTGGCTGCCCCCGCCCCCTGA
- a CDS encoding 23S rRNA (adenine(2503)-C(2))-methyltransferase RlmN, producing MGGMDPRDLLDLSRDELAATLASWGDPPFRAQQVWEWVWKHLATDFDQMTSLPTGLRARLAGAFTVAVPGVAGHRSDDQGTEKVLLRLADGQTIETVLIREDNRRTVCISTQVGCPVGCAFCATGRMGYTRDLSAGEIAAQVLHSARELGAHGEGLTHVVLMGMGEPLLNYDATLKAIRNLNEGHGFALGARRFTVSTIGVVPGIRRLAGENLQVNLAVSLHAPSDTLRRRIVPSARRWTIRDILAAADAYAEVTGRRVSYEYVLLAGVNDHLYHARALAALLRGRLAHVNLIPFNPAPGLPFQRPDPQSVDAFRRELIRRGVDATVRRSRGVDIQAGCGQLRAEADCPSSGAARDSSPVGGESRCATQEEPGR from the coding sequence ATGGGGGGGATGGATCCGCGCGATCTCCTTGACCTTTCCCGCGATGAACTGGCGGCAACCCTCGCCTCATGGGGCGATCCCCCGTTCCGTGCTCAGCAGGTCTGGGAGTGGGTCTGGAAGCACCTCGCCACGGACTTTGACCAGATGACGAGTCTTCCCACCGGGCTCCGAGCCCGTCTCGCCGGCGCATTCACGGTGGCCGTGCCCGGGGTTGCCGGGCACCGATCTGACGATCAGGGAACCGAAAAGGTCCTCCTTCGCCTTGCCGATGGGCAGACCATTGAGACAGTCCTGATTCGCGAAGACAACCGGCGGACCGTGTGCATCTCGACCCAGGTAGGGTGCCCGGTGGGGTGCGCGTTCTGCGCCACAGGCAGGATGGGGTATACGCGTGACCTCTCGGCCGGGGAAATCGCGGCCCAGGTCCTCCACTCTGCTCGAGAGCTCGGGGCCCACGGTGAGGGACTCACCCACGTCGTGCTGATGGGGATGGGCGAGCCCCTCCTCAACTACGATGCCACGCTCAAGGCGATCCGCAACCTCAACGAAGGGCACGGGTTCGCCCTCGGGGCACGCCGGTTCACCGTCTCCACGATCGGAGTCGTGCCGGGAATCCGCCGTCTGGCAGGAGAGAACCTCCAGGTCAACCTCGCGGTCTCTCTCCACGCCCCCAGCGACACACTCCGGCGGAGAATCGTCCCATCGGCCAGGCGGTGGACGATCCGGGACATCCTAGCCGCAGCCGACGCCTATGCCGAAGTCACTGGGCGGCGGGTGTCCTACGAATACGTCCTCCTCGCGGGCGTGAACGACCACCTCTACCATGCCCGCGCCTTGGCCGCGCTCCTGCGGGGACGCCTTGCCCACGTGAACCTAATCCCATTCAACCCGGCCCCGGGCCTTCCCTTCCAGCGGCCTGACCCGCAGAGCGTCGATGCGTTCCGGCGGGAGCTGATCCGCCGTGGTGTGGATGCCACCGTGCGTCGCTCCCGCGGCGTGGACATCCAAGCGGGTTGCGGACAACTCCGCGCAGAGGCGGACTGCCCATCATCCGGCGCCGCGCGGGACTCCTCCCCAGTCGGGGGTGAATCGCGCTGCGCTACCCAAGAAGAGCCAGGCCGCTGA
- a CDS encoding Iron-sulfur cluster assembly protein SufB, with protein MIGKGAPRTLTREFVEELSVEKGEPAWMRSHREHCLAVFEQARLPRFGPDLSQLDFTDLSYYARPVDPVQRWEDLPDEIRRTFHALRLPEAEQKALAGLGAQVDSEVVYRSLLDEVRAQGVIFASMDAAVRDYPWIRDYFMKAIPPEDNKFAALHGAVWSGGTFIWVPPGVEVAVPLQAYYRMQTEAVGQFEHTLIVAEPGSSVHYIEGCSAPRFARSALHSGMVEIFAKEGAKVRFTTVQNWSKNVYNLNNKRALAYAGAAVDWVSGSLGSKVTMLYPTTVLLGPGARTENLSFTFSQDGMWLDSGARAIHRAPDTTSRLVSRSVVQGSGRSVFRGTVHVFPHAKGSKAHVECSTLLLTPDAKTETIPILNAETDDVELGHEATVGRVSQDQLFYLMSRGLSQAQAMSLIVNGFVSPILKEIPLEYSIELKGLLETSFERAIG; from the coding sequence ATGATCGGGAAGGGAGCCCCGCGTACGCTGACCCGTGAGTTCGTCGAGGAGCTCTCGGTCGAGAAGGGGGAGCCGGCGTGGATGCGTTCCCATCGCGAGCACTGCCTGGCCGTGTTCGAGCAAGCGCGCCTTCCGCGGTTCGGCCCAGATCTCTCGCAGCTCGACTTCACCGATCTCTCCTACTACGCGCGGCCAGTGGATCCCGTTCAGCGGTGGGAGGACCTCCCCGACGAGATCCGCCGCACCTTCCACGCTCTGCGGCTTCCAGAAGCCGAGCAGAAGGCCCTCGCCGGGCTCGGCGCCCAGGTCGACTCTGAGGTCGTGTACCGGTCGCTCCTCGACGAGGTCCGTGCGCAGGGCGTGATCTTCGCGAGCATGGACGCGGCGGTGCGCGACTACCCATGGATCCGCGACTACTTCATGAAGGCGATCCCGCCTGAGGACAACAAGTTCGCAGCCCTCCACGGCGCGGTGTGGAGCGGGGGAACGTTCATCTGGGTTCCGCCGGGTGTTGAGGTAGCCGTCCCGCTTCAGGCCTACTACCGGATGCAGACTGAGGCCGTGGGCCAGTTTGAGCACACGCTGATCGTCGCCGAGCCTGGCTCCTCCGTGCACTACATCGAGGGGTGCAGCGCGCCGAGGTTCGCCCGATCGGCGCTGCACTCGGGGATGGTGGAGATCTTCGCCAAGGAGGGAGCCAAGGTCCGGTTCACGACCGTCCAGAACTGGTCGAAGAACGTCTACAACCTGAACAACAAGCGGGCCCTGGCCTACGCCGGAGCGGCGGTGGACTGGGTATCCGGGTCGCTGGGGAGCAAGGTGACCATGCTCTATCCGACGACCGTTCTCCTTGGGCCCGGGGCGCGGACAGAGAACCTGTCGTTCACCTTCTCGCAGGACGGGATGTGGCTCGACAGCGGGGCCCGGGCCATCCACCGCGCGCCGGACACGACGTCGCGGCTCGTCTCGCGGTCCGTCGTTCAGGGGAGCGGCCGATCCGTGTTTCGCGGCACCGTGCACGTGTTCCCGCATGCCAAGGGGTCCAAGGCGCACGTGGAGTGCTCGACCCTCCTTCTCACCCCGGACGCGAAGACGGAGACGATTCCCATCCTCAACGCCGAGACCGATGACGTCGAGCTGGGTCACGAGGCGACGGTGGGTCGGGTGTCCCAGGACCAGCTGTTCTACCTGATGAGCCGGGGACTCTCCCAGGCCCAAGCGATGAGTCTCATCGTCAACGGGTTCGTGTCCCCGATCCTGAAAGAGATCCCGCTCGAGTACTCGATCGAGCTCAAGGGCCTCCTCGAGACGAGCTTCGAGAGGGCGATCGGCTGA
- a CDS encoding Uridine kinase, translated as MAQVRPSKRRETVQAVFPDDRAFEGPTGTPLADFVLAAYPEPQVPAVAAIVDGELRELSFPLREDASVRPVFLTDSEGIRIYTRSLSFLLAAAVDSLFPEARLIIDHSVPFGGYYCRVVRRPLFTPEELGRIEAHMRDLVRADAPIVREEVALTQAQARLCAQGLASKAELLVQGGIGGTVPLYRLGQFEDYLFGPMVPSTGFLRWFALAPYPRGFILRFPRRERPTELAPAEDYSALLQVFEEYGHWLDLLGVYDACTVNEAVRTGRMTELILVSEALHNQRIAQIAEAIADHPSSPRLILIAGPSSSGKTTFTKRLAIQLLSLGLRPYPVSMDDYFLPRDEMARRGLTDFDDVSAVEVPLFRHQMEELLAGKTVRLPRFDFATGQREVGSELKLKEDGILLVEGLHCLNPDLLPSHLDERSFRIYASALTQLNLDDHVRMSTTDTRLLRRVVRDAAYRGYTAEDTLRMWDNVRRGEKRFVFPHQGRADVMFNSALVFEWNVLRSRVEPLLLQVRHPRLRLRAERLLEELRWFVPYPGDEIPATSILREFIGGGILAAYYPSPFERATWRRET; from the coding sequence ATGGCACAGGTCCGGCCGAGCAAGCGGCGGGAGACGGTCCAGGCGGTGTTCCCTGATGACCGTGCGTTCGAGGGGCCCACGGGAACCCCGTTGGCGGACTTCGTCCTCGCGGCGTACCCCGAGCCCCAGGTCCCGGCGGTGGCAGCGATCGTGGATGGGGAGCTGCGAGAGCTCTCGTTCCCCCTCCGTGAGGACGCCTCGGTGCGGCCCGTGTTCCTCACCGACTCGGAGGGAATCCGGATTTACACCCGATCGCTGAGCTTCCTCCTGGCGGCGGCGGTGGACTCCCTGTTCCCGGAGGCGCGCCTGATCATCGACCACTCCGTGCCGTTCGGAGGGTACTACTGCCGGGTGGTGCGGCGGCCCCTGTTCACCCCGGAGGAGTTGGGCCGGATCGAGGCCCACATGCGCGACCTCGTGCGCGCGGACGCCCCCATCGTCCGGGAGGAGGTTGCCCTTACGCAGGCTCAGGCCCGCCTCTGCGCCCAGGGTCTCGCCAGCAAGGCAGAGCTCCTCGTGCAGGGGGGGATCGGAGGCACGGTTCCCCTCTATCGGCTGGGGCAGTTCGAGGACTACCTGTTCGGTCCGATGGTGCCGTCCACTGGATTCCTACGCTGGTTTGCCCTCGCCCCCTACCCGCGGGGGTTCATCCTCCGCTTCCCCCGCCGCGAGCGGCCGACCGAGCTCGCCCCGGCCGAGGACTACTCCGCGCTCCTCCAGGTGTTCGAAGAATACGGGCATTGGCTCGATCTACTCGGCGTGTACGACGCCTGCACGGTCAACGAGGCAGTCCGGACAGGGCGGATGACGGAACTGATCCTCGTCTCGGAGGCCCTCCACAACCAGCGCATCGCCCAGATCGCGGAGGCGATCGCGGACCATCCCTCTTCCCCGCGCTTGATCCTCATCGCCGGCCCGTCCTCGTCGGGCAAGACCACGTTCACGAAGCGGCTCGCGATCCAGCTTCTGTCGCTCGGGCTCAGGCCGTATCCCGTGTCGATGGACGACTACTTCCTGCCCCGCGATGAGATGGCCCGTCGCGGCCTCACCGACTTCGACGACGTCTCGGCGGTGGAGGTGCCCCTCTTTCGACATCAGATGGAGGAGCTCCTCGCGGGGAAGACCGTGCGCCTGCCACGGTTCGACTTCGCGACGGGGCAGCGCGAGGTGGGAAGCGAGCTCAAGCTGAAGGAGGACGGGATCCTCCTTGTCGAAGGGCTGCACTGCCTGAACCCCGACCTCCTCCCGTCGCACCTGGACGAACGTTCGTTCCGCATCTACGCCTCCGCCCTCACTCAGCTCAACCTCGACGACCATGTGCGGATGTCGACCACCGACACCCGGCTCCTGCGGCGGGTGGTGCGGGACGCCGCCTACCGCGGCTACACTGCGGAGGACACGCTGCGGATGTGGGACAACGTACGGCGAGGGGAGAAGCGCTTCGTGTTCCCCCACCAGGGGCGAGCCGATGTGATGTTCAACTCAGCCCTCGTCTTCGAGTGGAACGTCCTCCGGTCCCGGGTCGAGCCGCTGCTTCTTCAGGTACGGCATCCGCGGCTGCGGCTGAGGGCAGAGCGGCTTCTGGAGGAGCTGCGGTGGTTTGTCCCCTACCCCGGGGACGAGATCCCCGCGACGTCCATCCTCCGCGAGTTCATCGGGGGAGGGATCCTCGCTGCGTACTACCCAAGCCCGTTCGAGCGAGCAACCTGGAGAAGGGAAACATGA
- a CDS encoding Thymidine kinase has translation MFSGKTEELLRRVERARIARKEVLLFKPELDTRYAAEEVVTHYGRSLPCRRLPTDIAWASFSELVAQPPSPVTEVFAFDEANFFGPSFPNLCERLVSLGKRVIVAGLDLNFRGEPFGPIPQLLALADETLKLSAVCTVCGEPATRSQRLVDGKPVTGGPEVLIGGLESYEPRCRAHFISPGR, from the coding sequence ATGTTCTCGGGGAAGACGGAGGAGCTTCTGCGGCGGGTGGAGCGGGCCCGCATCGCGAGGAAGGAAGTCCTCCTGTTCAAACCCGAACTCGACACGCGGTACGCTGCGGAGGAGGTGGTCACCCACTACGGGCGGTCCCTCCCGTGCCGGCGGCTGCCGACGGACATCGCGTGGGCGTCGTTCTCCGAACTCGTTGCCCAACCCCCGTCACCCGTCACCGAAGTGTTCGCATTCGACGAAGCCAACTTCTTCGGCCCGTCGTTCCCCAACCTGTGTGAACGGCTCGTCTCCTTGGGGAAGCGGGTCATCGTGGCGGGCCTCGACCTCAACTTCCGGGGTGAGCCGTTCGGTCCGATCCCCCAGCTTCTGGCCCTTGCCGACGAGACGCTCAAGCTGTCCGCGGTGTGCACCGTGTGTGGCGAGCCCGCCACGCGCTCCCAACGCCTTGTGGATGGTAAGCCCGTCACCGGGGGGCCGGAGGTCCTCATCGGCGGTCTGGAGAGCTACGAGCCGCGCTGCCGGGCTCACTTCATCTCCCCCGGTCGCTGA
- a CDS encoding Dihydropyrimidinase: MTEFVIAGGRVVTPRRVAETDVLIRDGRVARVGRIAARVPRTSACGLVVLPGVVDAHVHLDLPVAGTRSADDWWSGTVAAAAGGTTTVVDFTLGRPDVSLPEQIEQRITEAKPAAVDYALRGEMVGWTPDRVGELTAAAELGVRSFKFYLAYGSSGRRTSLGTLRRAMNAIRDLGGTAMVHAEAEELVDPMGGSFPHARPAIAEEVAIGEVGALARDAGCPTYVAHISSARGLAALQAAQRAGAPLVGETCPHYLLLDEAVYTRPDGHRFSVAPPLRAGADRDALWAGLKRRDFQAVATDHCPFSRAQKDAHRDDPSHLPSGLPGVETLLPLLYSEGVAKGRITLRDLAWYLSEGPARAFGLWPRKGAVRAGTDADLVLLDPRARWTIRAGALHMRTDFSPYEDRAVRGRVVGVLSRGEWVVRDGELLVEPGRGQFIPWG; this comes from the coding sequence ATGACGGAGTTCGTGATTGCGGGTGGGAGGGTGGTCACACCGCGTCGGGTTGCAGAGACGGACGTGCTCATCAGGGATGGAAGGGTTGCCCGGGTGGGGAGGATTGCCGCCCGGGTACCGCGGACTTCGGCATGCGGTCTGGTCGTGCTTCCTGGGGTAGTCGACGCCCATGTTCACCTCGACCTTCCCGTGGCAGGCACTCGGTCGGCAGACGACTGGTGGAGTGGAACGGTGGCGGCGGCCGCGGGGGGAACAACCACGGTTGTGGACTTCACACTTGGCAGGCCGGATGTTTCTCTTCCTGAGCAGATCGAGCAGCGAATCACTGAGGCTAAGCCTGCAGCGGTGGACTACGCTCTCCGGGGAGAGATGGTCGGTTGGACCCCCGACCGGGTGGGCGAACTCACCGCGGCCGCCGAGCTCGGGGTCCGCTCGTTCAAGTTCTACCTCGCCTACGGATCGAGCGGCCGGAGGACGTCGCTGGGGACGCTCCGGCGGGCGATGAACGCCATCCGGGACCTGGGGGGGACGGCGATGGTCCATGCCGAGGCCGAGGAATTGGTCGACCCGATGGGGGGATCATTCCCTCACGCCCGTCCCGCGATTGCGGAGGAGGTGGCGATCGGCGAGGTTGGAGCGCTTGCCCGGGACGCGGGTTGCCCGACCTACGTCGCGCACATTTCCAGTGCCCGTGGACTGGCCGCGCTGCAGGCTGCGCAGCGGGCGGGCGCGCCTCTGGTCGGCGAGACCTGTCCCCATTATCTACTCCTGGATGAGGCGGTCTACACACGGCCCGACGGGCATCGGTTCTCCGTAGCTCCCCCCCTGCGGGCTGGGGCTGACCGGGACGCCCTGTGGGCTGGCCTCAAGCGGCGAGACTTCCAGGCGGTAGCCACCGACCATTGCCCGTTCTCGCGTGCGCAGAAGGACGCGCACCGGGACGATCCAAGCCACCTTCCCTCCGGGCTGCCAGGGGTGGAGACGCTGCTTCCCCTCCTCTACTCGGAGGGGGTAGCGAAGGGGCGGATCACCCTCCGCGACCTCGCCTGGTACCTCAGCGAAGGGCCGGCGCGGGCGTTCGGCCTGTGGCCCCGCAAGGGGGCCGTTCGGGCAGGCACGGATGCGGATCTTGTGCTCCTCGACCCCCGCGCTCGGTGGACGATCCGCGCCGGCGCTCTTCACATGCGGACGGACTTCTCCCCGTACGAGGACCGGGCCGTCCGCGGTCGGGTGGTGGGGGTGCTCTCCCGGGGCGAGTGGGTGGTCCGGGATGGGGAGCTTCTCGTCGAACCGGGTCGGGGGCAGTTCATCCCTTGGGGGTAG
- a CDS encoding Cysteine desulfurase yields MAPRIRADFPILQRTVHGKPLVYLDSAATAMKPAAVIEAEAAFYRESYANVRRGVYELGAEATDRYERARATVAALIGAPPAEVVFTRGTTEALNLAAWGLGEALVEPGDEILVTEMEHHANLLPWQEMARRRGAHLRAVAVTPDGQLDQDDLRRKLSPRTKVVSVVHVSNVLGTVNPVAEIARQAHQHGAVVVADAAQSVPHMPVDVAELGADLIAFSGHKMLGPTGIGVLWGKRDVLAELPPFIVGGEMVREVWLNWATWDEPPARFEGGTPPIAQAVGLAAAVDYLRALGMDKVRQHGEALAALTLDGLLSRPYVTVYGPHDPAMRGALVAFSLSGVHPHDVATLLDQEGIAIRGGHHCAQPLHRRFGIPASCRVSFHVYNTLDEVERFVSALDRVWESLR; encoded by the coding sequence ATGGCCCCCCGCATTCGCGCCGATTTCCCGATCCTTCAGCGCACGGTTCACGGGAAGCCCCTCGTGTACCTCGACTCCGCGGCCACCGCGATGAAGCCGGCCGCCGTGATCGAGGCCGAGGCAGCGTTCTACCGCGAGTCCTACGCCAACGTGCGGCGGGGGGTGTACGAGCTCGGGGCCGAGGCCACCGACCGGTACGAGAGGGCGCGGGCCACGGTCGCCGCTCTCATCGGTGCTCCCCCAGCGGAGGTCGTGTTCACCCGAGGCACGACCGAGGCCCTCAACCTTGCGGCGTGGGGGCTTGGGGAGGCGCTCGTCGAGCCCGGCGACGAAATCCTCGTCACAGAGATGGAGCACCACGCGAACCTCCTCCCGTGGCAGGAGATGGCGCGGCGCCGCGGCGCGCACCTGCGCGCCGTGGCCGTGACTCCGGACGGGCAACTGGACCAGGATGACCTGCGGCGCAAGCTGTCCCCGCGGACGAAGGTCGTGTCCGTGGTCCACGTTTCCAACGTCTTGGGGACGGTGAACCCGGTGGCGGAGATCGCTCGCCAGGCCCATCAGCACGGGGCGGTGGTGGTGGCGGACGCTGCCCAGTCCGTCCCCCACATGCCAGTGGACGTAGCCGAGCTGGGGGCGGACCTCATCGCGTTCTCGGGGCACAAGATGCTCGGGCCGACGGGGATCGGTGTCCTGTGGGGGAAGCGGGATGTGTTGGCAGAGCTTCCCCCGTTCATTGTCGGCGGGGAGATGGTACGTGAAGTGTGGCTGAACTGGGCGACGTGGGACGAACCGCCGGCCCGGTTCGAGGGCGGGACTCCGCCCATTGCGCAGGCGGTCGGGCTGGCCGCAGCCGTGGATTACCTCCGGGCGCTCGGGATGGACAAGGTCCGCCAGCACGGAGAAGCGCTGGCGGCCCTTACCCTGGATGGGCTGCTCTCTCGACCGTACGTGACGGTCTACGGACCCCACGACCCCGCGATGCGCGGCGCTCTCGTCGCGTTCTCCCTGTCTGGGGTCCACCCCCACGACGTGGCCACGCTCCTCGATCAAGAGGGGATTGCGATTCGTGGCGGGCATCACTGCGCGCAGCCCCTGCACCGGCGGTTCGGCATCCCCGCCTCGTGTCGTGTGTCGTTCCACGTGTACAACACCCTCGACGAGGTCGAGCGGTTCGTCTCCGCCCTCGATCGGGTATGGGAAAGCCTCCGATGA
- a CDS encoding Hydroxymethylpyrimidine ABC transporter, substrate-binding component, translated as MRWMWALFVPFVLGHGEPLRVMLDFYPNPNHVPLYVAQAQGLFRAAGVEVEIIAPSDPSDPTKLVAARAVDLALTPQANYLLARGAGLPLVAVGALIDGALGGLLALERSGITDLADLRGRRIGYALEPLEPVLWRTMLRHAGVEPAEVELVYVGMNTLFALLARRVDAIGAFRNYEVLAVEALGDQPRFFPQEEHGVPDTYELVLIAHPTFVRAHLPRVRLFVQALAEAIDFTLDHPAEALAMFEAAVPELAGEELTRRSFAATLPRYARGVRHDDVPRWEAMQAYLVAHGLIPHALPITDLITTEALP; from the coding sequence ATGAGATGGATGTGGGCCCTGTTCGTCCCGTTTGTCCTCGGCCACGGGGAGCCACTCCGGGTGATGCTCGACTTCTACCCGAACCCCAACCACGTCCCGCTCTACGTGGCCCAGGCGCAGGGGCTGTTCCGGGCGGCAGGAGTCGAGGTGGAGATCATTGCCCCCTCCGACCCAAGCGACCCAACGAAGCTTGTCGCAGCTCGGGCGGTAGACCTCGCGCTGACACCCCAGGCGAACTACCTCCTCGCCAGGGGGGCCGGCCTTCCCCTCGTGGCGGTGGGAGCGCTGATCGATGGGGCCCTGGGCGGCCTGCTGGCCCTCGAGCGGTCTGGCATCACCGACCTTGCCGACCTGCGCGGACGGCGGATCGGGTATGCCCTCGAACCCCTGGAGCCAGTCCTGTGGCGGACGATGCTTCGCCATGCCGGAGTGGAGCCGGCGGAGGTAGAGCTCGTCTACGTAGGGATGAACACCTTGTTCGCGCTCCTCGCCCGGCGCGTGGATGCCATTGGGGCGTTCCGGAACTACGAGGTCCTGGCGGTGGAGGCGCTCGGCGATCAGCCGCGGTTCTTCCCCCAGGAGGAACATGGGGTTCCCGACACCTATGAGCTCGTCCTGATCGCGCACCCGACGTTCGTGCGGGCACACCTGCCGCGCGTCCGTCTCTTCGTGCAGGCGCTCGCCGAGGCAATCGACTTCACCCTGGACCACCCTGCCGAGGCCCTGGCCATGTTTGAGGCCGCGGTTCCCGAGCTCGCCGGGGAGGAGCTCACCCGCCGCTCGTTCGCCGCCACGCTTCCCCGCTATGCGCGTGGGGTACGTCACGACGACGTTCCGCGGTGGGAGGCGATGCAGGCCTACCTCGTCGCCCACGGGCTGATTCCGCACGCCCTGCCCATCACTGACCTCATCACCACCGAGGCACTCCCGTAG